Proteins encoded in a region of the Shewanella polaris genome:
- a CDS encoding DUF3343 domain-containing protein: protein MDNNILYLFNNTRAVILAHKAIRQMNLKCLIIPVPRSISSQCGMCIETKKSNEVDIDTTLDELNIAFKKCSGYSK from the coding sequence ATGGATAATAATATTTTATACCTCTTCAATAATACAAGGGCGGTCATTTTAGCTCACAAAGCTATTCGTCAAATGAATCTTAAGTGCTTAATCATACCCGTTCCTAGAAGTATTAGTTCACAGTGTGGTATGTGTATTGAGACTAAAAAAAGCAATGAGGTTGATATAGATACTACCCTAGATGAATTAAATATCGCCTTTAAAAAGTGCTCTGGCTATAGCAAGTAG
- a CDS encoding RHS repeat-associated core domain-containing protein: MLILFTSSIAVAGVTFVHSDLLGSPVAETNSAGQIVTLSHYKAFGEEIEQKRDDVGYTGHKYDADLGLSYMQARYYDPVIGRFYSNDPVGYAGNPHSFNRYAYANNNPYKYTDPNGEFPVLGFIAGVALEVTRQALTGEIKDTSFSGIAKNVGKALVSGAAGATGAGLASKAASLSLAGRTAVNTAGGAAIGASSTVANNAIDGKNLTDNVGTGALIGSAAGAAGSLVGDGIDAAKTMVNQKAFNKLSVSDQNLIQHVKQATGTSSSNTVGVADAVGNAVANSNGVADSCGVQKEC; this comes from the coding sequence ATGTTGATATTATTTACCAGTAGCATTGCGGTTGCGGGAGTGACATTTGTACACAGCGATTTATTAGGCTCACCGGTTGCAGAAACCAATAGTGCAGGACAAATCGTTACGCTTTCACATTACAAAGCCTTTGGTGAAGAAATCGAACAGAAGCGTGATGACGTAGGTTATACCGGTCATAAATATGATGCTGATTTGGGCCTGAGTTATATGCAGGCACGATACTATGATCCAGTTATCGGGCGGTTTTATTCGAATGATCCTGTTGGATACGCAGGTAACCCACACAGCTTTAATCGATACGCATACGCAAATAATAACCCGTATAAATATACTGATCCCAACGGAGAGTTTCCGGTATTGGGGTTTATTGCTGGTGTAGCATTAGAAGTGACAAGACAAGCCTTAACTGGTGAAATAAAGGATACTAGTTTTTCAGGGATTGCAAAAAATGTGGGTAAAGCTCTAGTTTCTGGTGCAGCAGGGGCTACAGGTGCAGGATTGGCCTCAAAAGCAGCATCGTTGAGTTTAGCGGGAAGGACGGCTGTGAATACTGCTGGAGGTGCTGCTATAGGAGCAAGTTCAACAGTAGCCAATAATGCGATTGATGGCAAAAATCTGACTGATAATGTAGGGACAGGTGCATTAATAGGCTCTGCGGCAGGAGCTGCTGGTTCATTAGTGGGAGATGGTATAGATGCAGCGAAGACAATGGTAAATCAAAAAGCATTTAATAAACTGTCAGTGTCTGACCAAAATTTAATACAACATGTAAAACAAGCTACAGGTACTTCATCGTCCAATACCGTAGGTGTTGCAGATGCAGTTGGCAATGCAGTTGCTAATTCTAATGGAGTAGCTGACTCTTGTGGGGTACAAAAAGAATGTTAA
- the opgC gene encoding OpgC domain-containing protein encodes MNRIIGLDLARGIAIFFAMTSHTFSALHYNAGLSMNLVFRTSTPLFIVVFGFFLHRIYLRKMNESGFAFIKIKLWTRAVQCYVLYALSCILLGLSMQYSIAYTLRMMIFLGGTPFTDILKYYTLILISAPYLLLFISRYGLKYAIGLSFIPHILSFFSLLKPITFIPFGHYLSAMTYGGGEIVAGPSVLHSFVFILLGFYLSVVLQNEGSRSSIIKHDKNRHILMACVVLLSSLFALYATGNMTIDDLSGMSLRNSNAYPYFLFGCLSSILFIEFSLLTAHYVKQIYLSPLLLFGSSSLILFSFGNCILYSIYDEYQFTFLLYLLILFFFYFICRINFSLKKVPSKRFQFILKYISVGYVKLLIK; translated from the coding sequence ATGAATCGTATTATCGGGTTAGATCTCGCTAGAGGTATTGCGATTTTTTTTGCGATGACATCACATACATTTTCAGCATTACATTATAATGCAGGATTGTCTATGAATCTTGTATTCAGAACTTCTACCCCACTATTTATTGTTGTTTTTGGATTTTTTTTGCATCGAATATATTTACGAAAAATGAATGAGTCTGGATTTGCATTTATTAAAATAAAACTTTGGACAAGGGCGGTTCAATGTTATGTTTTATATGCGTTAAGTTGCATTTTATTAGGTCTGTCTATGCAATATAGTATTGCTTATACATTAAGAATGATGATTTTTTTAGGCGGTACACCTTTTACTGATATTTTAAAATATTACACTTTAATTTTAATTTCTGCACCGTATTTATTACTGTTTATTTCTCGATATGGTTTAAAATACGCGATTGGTTTAAGTTTTATTCCTCATATACTTAGCTTTTTTTCACTATTAAAACCCATTACCTTTATACCTTTTGGCCACTACTTATCTGCTATGACTTATGGTGGAGGTGAAATCGTTGCTGGTCCCTCAGTTTTACATTCTTTTGTTTTTATTTTATTAGGATTTTATCTTTCAGTTGTATTGCAAAATGAAGGTTCACGTTCAAGTATTATTAAACATGATAAAAACCGTCATATTTTAATGGCTTGCGTTGTATTGTTGTCATCTTTGTTTGCACTTTATGCAACTGGTAATATGACTATTGATGATTTGTCGGGGATGTCATTACGTAATAGCAATGCCTACCCATATTTTTTATTTGGTTGTTTGTCTTCTATTTTATTTATTGAATTTTCTCTTTTAACTGCTCACTATGTGAAGCAGATTTATTTAAGTCCATTACTTTTGTTTGGTTCGTCATCGTTAATACTTTTTAGTTTTGGAAATTGTATATTATACTCGATTTATGATGAGTATCAGTTTACATTTTTGTTATATTTATTGATTTTATTTTTCTTTTACTTTATTTGTCGTATTAATTTTTCACTAAAAAAAGTACCATCAAAGCGTTTTCAATTTATCCTAAAATATATAAGTGTTGGGTATGTTAAATTATTAATTAAGTGA
- a CDS encoding aminotransferase class V-fold PLP-dependent enzyme encodes MMNLYFDNGATSFPKPPQVSQAIAQYLDVDGAPYGRSFYEKAFKVSSEVEECRDLLAGTLSIPNPERLSFTPNATFALNSVIKNFNYKHKRVLVSPLEHNAVMRPLHYLKEKMGIEVEFLPARKDGTIDIDKVNINKCDLVIISHMSNVNGVIQPIKALKHILEDVPILLDAAQSAGHIAINVEDWDIDFLAITGHKSLLGPTGTGALYTSPKYTIEPLLHGGTGSHSEFLSMPEDYPDLFEAGTPNIAGIYGLHAALKNRPQSLHSQDAFNTLLNKLAAIDIIKLYVSTDRNNQGELFSFKSKDHSVSELAFTLYKDFGIQTRVGLHCAPVAHSYLNSFPEGLIRIALSPYHSDEDVDYLYNAIKRCVSHG; translated from the coding sequence ATGATGAATTTATATTTTGATAACGGTGCAACCTCTTTTCCAAAACCGCCACAGGTGTCTCAAGCTATAGCTCAATATTTAGATGTCGATGGGGCGCCCTATGGTCGATCTTTCTATGAAAAAGCTTTTAAGGTGTCATCTGAAGTAGAAGAGTGCAGAGATTTACTGGCTGGTACGCTATCAATCCCTAACCCAGAAAGATTGTCTTTTACCCCAAATGCAACATTTGCTTTAAATTCAGTTATTAAGAATTTTAACTATAAACATAAACGCGTATTGGTATCACCTTTAGAACATAATGCTGTCATGAGGCCTTTACATTATTTAAAAGAAAAAATGGGAATAGAGGTTGAATTTCTACCAGCAAGAAAAGATGGCACTATCGATATTGATAAAGTGAATATTAATAAGTGTGATCTCGTCATCATTTCCCATATGAGTAATGTAAATGGTGTTATACAGCCGATTAAAGCCTTAAAACATATTCTCGAAGATGTTCCCATACTGTTAGATGCTGCACAATCTGCAGGACATATTGCTATAAATGTTGAAGATTGGGATATCGACTTTTTAGCGATTACGGGTCATAAATCGCTGTTAGGCCCAACAGGCACCGGAGCGCTTTATACATCACCGAAATATACCATTGAACCTTTATTACATGGTGGAACGGGAAGTCATTCGGAATTTTTAAGTATGCCAGAGGATTATCCAGACTTATTTGAAGCAGGAACCCCCAACATTGCGGGTATTTATGGGTTACATGCCGCACTCAAAAATAGGCCACAATCACTCCATTCTCAAGATGCTTTTAATACACTGTTAAACAAACTAGCCGCTATTGATATCATAAAACTGTATGTCTCTACGGATAGAAATAACCAAGGTGAATTGTTTTCGTTTAAATCCAAGGATCACAGTGTTTCTGAATTAGCGTTTACGTTATACAAAGATTTTGGGATCCAAACTAGAGTCGGTCTACACTGTGCTCCGGTTGCTCACTCATATTTAAATAGTTTTCCAGAAGGATTGATACGTATTGCGCTGTCACCGTACCATAGTGATGAAGATGTAGACTATTTGTACAACGCTATAAAAAGATGCGTTAGCCATGGATAA
- a CDS encoding RHS repeat-associated core domain-containing protein — translation MKNLLQILAMLILFPSSIAVAGVTFVHSDLLGSPVAETNSAGQIVTLSHYKAFGEEIEQKRDDVGYTGHKYDADLGLSYMQARYYDPVIGRFYSNDPIGYRDVHSFNRYAYANNNPYKYTDPTGMSSYNPQGMVQNVQGLRESIPKSGIVDATTVKVGMGAGLQVKTQNVPGVGSFDAGGSVAVSSVMTTDKAAQGIEFSADAGLNASDSTGSMTGKVQLGKAEALVQPQNGTMTTKTEGAKATGTLNAGNTSVDNSGKVKVGGHIGLIKVEVEVDTSKLN, via the coding sequence ATGAAAAATCTATTACAAATTTTAGCGATGTTGATATTATTTCCCAGTAGCATTGCGGTTGCGGGAGTGACATTTGTACACAGCGATTTATTAGGCTCACCGGTTGCAGAAACCAATAGTGCAGGACAAATCGTTACGCTTTCACATTACAAAGCCTTTGGTGAAGAAATCGAACAGAAGCGTGATGACGTAGGTTATACCGGTCATAAATATGATGCTGATTTGGGCCTGAGTTATATGCAGGCACGATACTATGATCCAGTCATAGGTCGTTTTTATTCGAATGATCCTATCGGATATCGTGATGTACATAGCTTTAATAGATATGCGTATGCGAATAATAATCCATATAAATATACAGATCCTACAGGTATGAGTTCGTATAACCCTCAAGGCATGGTTCAAAATGTTCAAGGTTTACGTGAAAGCATACCTAAAAGTGGAATAGTCGATGCAACAACGGTTAAAGTTGGTATGGGGGCGGGCTTACAAGTGAAAACTCAAAATGTTCCTGGAGTTGGTTCATTTGACGCTGGTGGCTCTGTTGCGGTATCAAGCGTGATGACTACTGATAAAGCAGCTCAAGGTATTGAGTTTAGTGCTGATGCAGGTTTAAATGCTAGTGACTCTACAGGCTCAATGACTGGTAAAGTGCAACTTGGTAAGGCTGAAGCACTGGTTCAACCTCAAAATGGTACAATGACCACCAAAACAGAAGGTGCGAAAGCCACAGGCACACTAAATGCTGGTAATACTTCTGTTGATAATAGCGGAAAGGTGAAAGTTGGTGGACATATTGGCTTAATAAAGGTCGAAGTAGAAGTTGATACTAGCAAGCTTAATTAA
- a CDS encoding VOC family protein — protein MNLNQVTLPVSNMNKAVSFYQILGFTLIVDTPHYARFECPMGESSFSLSLESEPMTHGAVIYFEHPKLDEWVNELLEKDIVFSQMPTDETYLWREAVLFDPSGNKLKLYWAGDNRLNPPWRVQTV, from the coding sequence ATGAATCTCAATCAAGTGACATTGCCTGTGTCGAATATGAATAAGGCCGTTAGCTTTTATCAAATTTTAGGCTTTACCTTAATCGTGGATACGCCGCATTACGCTCGTTTTGAATGCCCAATGGGTGAGAGCTCTTTTTCGCTGTCATTAGAGTCTGAGCCTATGACTCATGGCGCGGTGATTTACTTTGAACATCCTAAACTTGATGAGTGGGTGAATGAATTACTAGAGAAAGACATCGTATTTAGCCAAATGCCGACAGATGAAACTTATTTATGGCGTGAAGCGGTGTTATTCGATCCCAGCGGCAATAAGCTCAAACTGTATTGGGCGGGTGATAACCGTTTAAATCCACCTTGGCGGGTTCAAACTGTATAA
- a CDS encoding YgjP-like metallopeptidase domain-containing protein, translating into MPIKSASQALKPKTDISQLITSADIKKRQSEQSALRYLSGYQPDIVDKISQLVDTKTLGAHFLTRYPKMHDIRTDKALYDMAIELKNTYMRQSDPLAKVIFDDKINLSHHALGLHSYVNRRQGNKVKAKNEIRISSRLKHIPFELLQMVVVHELAHLREKDHNKPFYQLCTFMLADYHQLEFDMRVWLVAEEVGQSPYAK; encoded by the coding sequence ATGCCGATTAAGTCGGCAAGCCAAGCATTAAAACCCAAAACCGACATAAGTCAGTTAATCACCAGTGCCGACATCAAAAAAAGGCAGAGTGAACAAAGCGCGTTACGTTATTTGAGTGGTTATCAGCCAGATATTGTAGATAAAATTAGCCAATTAGTGGATACCAAAACATTAGGCGCCCACTTTTTAACCCGTTACCCAAAAATGCACGACATTCGTACCGACAAAGCCTTATACGATATGGCCATTGAATTAAAAAACACCTATATGCGTCAATCAGACCCATTAGCCAAAGTGATTTTTGATGACAAAATTAACTTAAGCCATCATGCCTTAGGTTTACATTCTTATGTTAATCGACGTCAAGGTAATAAAGTCAAAGCTAAAAATGAAATTAGGATTTCATCTCGCTTAAAGCACATCCCATTTGAACTCCTGCAAATGGTGGTAGTACACGAACTGGCTCACCTGCGCGAAAAAGATCACAACAAACCATTTTATCAACTGTGCACTTTTATGCTGGCAGATTACCACCAGTTAGAATTTGATATGCGAGTTTGGTTAGTTGCAGAAGAAGTCGGCCAATCGCCCTACGCGAAATAA
- the yedF gene encoding sulfurtransferase-like selenium metabolism protein YedF, producing MKQNKDKLVRSVINISSSKMGAGDDDLGDILMQSFINSLIQLDPLPSTIILYNSGVLLCTNDSAVLESLNALEAKGVNILLCGTCADFYNIKDKIGAGTISNMYTIVETLNRSDKIINP from the coding sequence ATGAAACAGAATAAAGATAAATTAGTAAGAAGTGTTATTAACATCAGCTCAAGTAAAATGGGCGCTGGTGATGACGACTTAGGTGATATTCTAATGCAGTCATTTATTAACTCTCTTATTCAATTAGACCCATTACCTTCCACCATTATCTTATATAACTCTGGTGTTCTATTATGCACCAACGATTCTGCAGTTTTAGAGTCTCTTAACGCCTTAGAAGCTAAAGGGGTTAATATTTTGTTATGTGGAACATGTGCTGATTTTTATAATATAAAAGATAAGATTGGTGCTGGCACAATTTCTAACATGTATACCATTGTAGAAACCTTAAACCGTTCAGATAAAATTATTAATCCTTAA
- a CDS encoding peptidoglycan DD-metalloendopeptidase family protein: MGFQRPDVSSLNLPNLHKKILLASVFVVGAALLWPTQQEFSSQRIPVAIDIDSLLPHIAQQDQSPVIVYQAKPILNHVIESGDTLSKIFELAGIDQRTMYKVLEADLEVLALDTLLPGNRIQFWGNANGELEKLELYFNPAHQVVFTRFQDGSYEVKDINIDGVWQNRIVGGEINGSFYVSAKNAGLSAAEIQKVESVLKTKLNFSRELRAGDTFSVLVNDQFVEGEPSGITSIEGIRINTGRRDITAFQNTDGNYYDMNGQSLTPAFQRIPLKRQYRLSSRFNPNRKHPITGRVRPHNGTDFAVPVGTQVVAPGDGVVTLVKKHAFAGNYIVIEHDNKVRTRYLHLSKFLVKRGQRVKRGQLIGLSGNTGASTGPHLHYEYIVNGHPVDAMKAKIAEAKVLPQKQLQAFQTLVRSRSMMMDLG, encoded by the coding sequence ATGGGCTTCCAAAGGCCTGATGTAAGTTCGTTGAACTTGCCAAACTTGCACAAGAAAATATTGCTAGCAAGTGTGTTTGTTGTCGGGGCTGCATTATTATGGCCAACACAACAAGAGTTTTCATCACAACGTATTCCAGTGGCAATCGATATCGATTCTTTATTGCCACATATTGCTCAACAAGATCAATCACCTGTAATTGTTTATCAAGCTAAACCGATTTTAAATCACGTGATCGAAAGCGGAGATACCTTAAGTAAAATCTTCGAATTAGCGGGAATAGACCAACGCACTATGTATAAAGTACTTGAAGCCGATTTAGAGGTTCTGGCTTTAGATACATTATTGCCGGGCAACCGTATCCAATTTTGGGGCAATGCTAACGGTGAGTTAGAAAAGTTAGAACTGTATTTTAATCCTGCACATCAAGTGGTTTTTACCCGTTTTCAAGATGGTAGCTATGAAGTAAAAGACATTAATATTGATGGTGTTTGGCAAAATCGCATTGTCGGTGGCGAAATCAACGGTTCTTTTTATGTCTCAGCTAAAAATGCTGGCTTAAGCGCCGCTGAAATTCAAAAAGTTGAATCAGTATTAAAGACTAAATTAAACTTTTCTCGTGAGTTACGTGCCGGTGATACTTTCTCTGTATTAGTCAATGATCAGTTTGTTGAAGGAGAACCATCAGGGATCACCTCAATAGAAGGTATTCGTATTAATACTGGGCGTCGCGACATTACAGCGTTTCAAAATACTGATGGCAACTATTACGACATGAATGGCCAGAGTTTAACTCCGGCTTTTCAACGTATTCCCTTAAAAAGACAGTATCGTTTAAGCTCTCGTTTTAATCCTAATCGTAAACACCCAATCACGGGGCGTGTTCGTCCTCATAATGGTACTGACTTTGCTGTTCCAGTAGGAACTCAAGTGGTCGCGCCTGGTGATGGTGTCGTGACACTGGTGAAGAAGCATGCTTTTGCGGGTAACTATATTGTCATTGAGCATGATAATAAGGTACGTACTCGTTACCTGCATTTGTCAAAATTTTTGGTTAAACGTGGTCAACGGGTAAAACGAGGTCAGTTGATTGGATTATCGGGTAATACTGGAGCTTCAACGGGTCCTCACTTACATTATGAATATATTGTTAATGGCCATCCAGTTGATGCGATGAAAGCCAAAATTGCAGAAGCTAAAGTATTACCACAAAAACAACTACAAGCCTTTCAAACTTTGGTACGTAGCCGTAGCATGATGATGGACTTAGGCTAA
- a CDS encoding GNAT family N-acetyltransferase: MNIDIIYHEDNETVALLTAGLRQFNVEHLGDETTEPLTIVARNDEGEIIGGVAGRTIYNNFLINVVWVDDLYRGKGLGQELMKIAEVVAIKRGCLIAQLDTLDFQAPRFYQKLGFNIIGTVPKFAGSPARYFMMKQYL; this comes from the coding sequence ATGAACATCGACATTATTTACCATGAAGATAACGAGACAGTGGCTTTGCTCACTGCTGGTTTACGTCAATTTAACGTTGAACATTTAGGTGATGAAACCACTGAGCCTCTCACCATCGTTGCGCGTAATGATGAGGGTGAAATCATCGGAGGTGTAGCAGGTCGTACCATTTATAATAACTTTCTTATCAATGTGGTTTGGGTAGATGATTTATATAGGGGTAAGGGATTAGGTCAAGAATTAATGAAAATTGCCGAAGTCGTAGCGATTAAGCGCGGTTGCCTGATTGCGCAACTTGATACGTTAGATTTTCAAGCGCCGCGTTTTTACCAAAAGCTAGGGTTTAACATCATAGGTACAGTACCTAAGTTTGCCGGTAGCCCAGCAAGATATTTTATGATGAAACAGTATTTATGA
- a CDS encoding DUF3010 family protein, producing MKICGVELKGGEAIICLLTYEGETFNVPACRKVSFSISQSATTESIREFNFAFQKLMTDYKVDEIAIIEREQKGKFAGSATSFKLEAAIQLSDIPVSLISPVIIKEQLKRNPPQVDFDSLDLKRVQLNAFDVAYVQHNRLIFGKV from the coding sequence ATGAAAATTTGTGGTGTTGAATTAAAAGGCGGCGAAGCCATTATTTGTTTACTGACCTATGAAGGTGAAACATTTAATGTACCAGCATGTCGTAAAGTGTCATTCAGTATTTCACAATCGGCAACGACTGAATCAATTCGCGAATTCAACTTTGCGTTTCAAAAACTCATGACCGATTATAAGGTCGATGAAATTGCGATTATTGAACGTGAACAAAAAGGTAAATTTGCTGGCAGTGCTACCAGCTTTAAACTTGAAGCAGCAATTCAATTAAGTGATATTCCTGTATCACTTATTTCTCCTGTGATAATCAAAGAGCAATTAAAACGTAACCCGCCACAAGTTGACTTTGATTCATTGGATCTAAAACGCGTCCAACTTAATGCTTTTGACGTTGCTTATGTTCAGCATAATAGACTCATCTTCGGTAAAGTGTAA
- a CDS encoding transposase produces the protein MPRPRRTQISVEDTPFYHCCSRVVRRAYLCGDDKISGRNYNHRRGWVESLLLELVEAHEVLRLKHSIATYRSRLCDISWFMRCLNEPIARQANQEDNCTGRFWEGRFKSQALLDEAAVLACMAYVDLNPIRAKMVESPEQSDHTSIQLRIKAALKGEQPKSLLTFIGNERNNQPKGIAFSLQDYLELVDDTGRIIRNDKRGAISANSTKLLARLNIPQDNWLKLTTEFGKLFHGPVGTLQELTHYCEHLEKRRRHFASCCQHLKAG, from the coding sequence ATGCCACGTCCTCGTAGAACCCAGATTAGTGTCGAAGACACGCCATTTTATCACTGTTGTAGCCGTGTAGTACGGCGTGCTTACCTTTGTGGCGATGATAAAATTTCTGGTCGGAACTACAATCATCGCCGTGGTTGGGTCGAATCTCTATTACTTGAATTAGTTGAAGCCCATGAAGTGCTCAGGTTGAAACATTCTATTGCGACTTATCGCAGTCGTTTATGTGATATTTCTTGGTTCATGCGCTGTTTAAATGAGCCAATAGCAAGACAAGCAAATCAAGAAGATAACTGTACGGGGCGCTTCTGGGAGGGTAGATTTAAATCTCAAGCGCTACTTGATGAAGCCGCAGTACTTGCTTGTATGGCTTATGTTGACCTCAACCCTATCAGAGCCAAGATGGTAGAGAGTCCGGAGCAATCAGACCATACCAGCATTCAACTGCGTATTAAGGCGGCATTAAAAGGCGAGCAGCCCAAAAGTCTACTGACTTTCATTGGTAATGAGCGAAACAACCAACCTAAAGGAATTGCGTTTTCGCTGCAAGATTATCTTGAATTGGTTGATGATACAGGGCGTATTATTCGTAACGATAAGCGTGGCGCTATCAGTGCCAATAGCACTAAGTTACTCGCAAGATTAAATATCCCCCAAGATAACTGGCTTAAACTCACCACTGAATTTGGCAAGCTATTTCACGGCCCAGTGGGCACACTTCAAGAGCTGACTCACTATTGTGAACATTTAGAGAAACGCCGACGACACTTCGCGAGTTGTTGTCAGCATTTAAAAGCGGGTTAA